One Plasmodium gaboni strain SY75 chromosome 1, whole genome shotgun sequence DNA segment encodes these proteins:
- a CDS encoding putative 2-C-methyl-D-erythritol 4-phosphate cytidylyltransferase codes for MHFVHAFIRYVIIIYFIKWNGYNFHILKRQCFKDDENIKERSVRKCKKNNCSNMYHSIVYIKNKRGVRGEEQKKKKIINNKYLYLLNNFIDINKDKTYLSTSLNRKYFKNQKNDAHKICKNKIEDYKTINLYMNKIEEESKEEKQNEEDILNKDNINNKPIYINNNNNNNDIFYDKFNTKQYEKIIKKKNIHSILLCGGIGKRTELIGPKQFLKLNDIPLFIYSFNLFIKCNLIKSLTLVCDKKHFASIIQSINVYNKLLLKRKIINSFLKNVNDKLNVNMKEYHENEEDNIKEFNSQKINIEDSHFNDASNITDYINKNTYIIYDNEKNKCILDMKELLNDLSKGIRIRKKHEKNEKHIIRIKPKHININRYKLLKIVESGKERLDSFLNAMKSIDIELNSQTYIYELLKKYNEEKNEKNDNILYEFENININNCNKNHNSNNDNIENNNIKKKKKKKINVTNILIHDGARPFLSEFDFFNLIYYSTVDKNVILGSKATDTIKLIQHEEENKKKTTSHFIKKTIDRDTIFQAQTPQIFDSKTLHNNILEYILPNKNNEKNIKQKININIINNNNHSNSEEQNSKQFTDTSSLYEYFNKSKKKKKIFVLQSNFPNFKVTTPEDVLHSFFLMKYIYNYKFIDIEQSIFKDEYINSHSTYILKKQFNNFFFYDALNEKQKILYHKFYYISK; via the coding sequence ATGCATTTTGTTCATGCGTTTATTCGTTatgttataattatttattttatcaaatGGAATGGATATAATTTccatatattaaaaagacAATGTTTTAAAGATGATGAGAATATTAAAGAGAGAAGTGTCagaaaatgtaaaaaaaataattgCAGTAATATGTATCATTcaattgtatatataaaaaataaaagagGGGTAAGGGGagaagaacaaaaaaaaaaaaaaataataaataataaatatctATACCTTCTTAATAATTTCATcgatataaataaagataaaacTTATTTATCTACATCAttaaatagaaaatattttaaaaatcAAAAGAACGATGCTCACAAaatttgtaaaaataaaatagagGATTACAAAACAATTAATCTATATATGAACAAGATTGAAGAGGAATCAAAGGAAGAGaaacaaaatgaagaagatatattaaataaggacaatataaataataaacccatttatataaataataataataataataatgatatattttatgataaGTTTAATACAAAAcaatatgaaaaaataataaaaaagaaaaatattcattctatattattatgtgGAGGCATAGGAAAAAGAACTGAATTGATAGGTCCTAAacaatttttaaaattaaatgatatacctctttttatatattcatttaatttatttataaaatgtaattTAATCAAATCTCTTACTTTAGTATGTGATAAAAAACATTTTGCATCTATCATCCAAAgtataaatgtatataataaacttcttttaaaaagaaaaatcATAAACtcctttttaaaaaatgtaaacGATAAATTAAATGTTAATATGAAGGAATATCatgaaaatgaagaagacaatataaaagaattcaattcacaaaaaataaatatagaaGACAGTCATTTTAATGATGCTAGTAATATAACagattatataaataaaaatacatacattatatatgataatgaaaaaaataaatgcATTCTAGATATGAAGGAACTATTAAATGATTTGTCAAAAGGTATTAGgataagaaaaaaacatgaaaaaaatgaaaaacatataattaGAATAAAACCaaaacatattaatatcaatagatataaattattaaaaattgtAGAAAGTGGAAAGGAACGATTAgattcttttttaaatgcTATGAAATCAATAGATATAGAATTAAATAGtcaaacatatatttacgaattattaaaaaaatataacgaagagaaaaatgaaaagaatgataatatattatacgaatttgaaaatattaatataaacaattgtaataaaaatcataattcaaataatgataatatagaaaataataatattaaaaagaagaagaaaaaaaaaataaatgtaacaaatattttaatacatGATGGTGCTCGTCCTTTCTTATCAGAATTTGATTTctttaatttaatttattattccACTGTCgataaaaatgttatattaGGTTCAAAAGCGACAGATACTATAAAATTGATACAAcatgaagaagaaaataaaaaaaagacaactagccattttattaaaaaaactATAGACAGAGACACTATATTCCAAGCACAAACACCACAAATATTTGATAGTAAAACGTTgcataataatatattggaatatatacttccaaataaaaataatgaaaaaaatataaaacaaaaaataaatataaatattataaataataataatcattCTAACAGTGAAGAACAAAATAGTAAACAATTTACAGATACCTCTTctttatatgaatattttaataaatccaaaaaaaaaaaaaaaatttttgtGTTACAATCTAATTTTCCTAATTTTAAAGTAACTACACCAGAAGATGTTTTacattcattttttcttatgaaatatatttataattataaatttattgATATAGAACAAAGTATATTTAAagatgaatatataaattcGCATTCaacttatatattaaaaaagcagtttaataatttctttttctatgatgctttaaatgaaaaacaaaaaatacTTTATCACaaattttattacatttcaaaatga
- a CDS encoding centrin-1 (transcript variant 1; alternatively spliced) produces the protein MSRKNQTMIRNPNPRSKRNELNEEQKLEIKEAFDLFDTNGTGRIDAKELKVAMRALGFEPKKEDIRKIISDVDKDGSGTIDFNDFLDIMTIKMSERDPKEEILKAFRLFDDDETGKISFKNLKRVAKELGENITDEEIQEMIDEADRDGDGEINEEEFMRIMKKTNLF, from the exons ATGAGCAGAAAAAATCAAACTATGATAAGGAACCCTAATCCTCGAAGTAAAAGAAATGAATTAAATGAAGAACAAAAATTAGAAATTAAGGAAGCCTTTGATTTATTTGATACAAACGGCACTg GAAGAATTGATGCAAAAGAATTAAAAGTTGCAATGAGAGCTTTAGGATTTGAAccaaaaaaagaagat ataaggaaaataatatcTGATGTTGATAAAGATGGATCTGGCACAATTGACTTTAATGACTTTTTAGACATTATGACAATAAAAATG aGTGAAAGAGATCCTAAGGAGGAAATACTAAAAGCTTTCCGCTTATttgatgatgatgaaaCTGGAAAAATATCCTTCAAA AATTTAAAACGTGTAGCAAAAGAACTTGGAGAGAATATTACTGATGAGGAAATTCAAGAA ATGATAGACGAAGCAGACAGGGATGGCGATGGAGAAATTAATGAAGAAGAATTTATGAGAATTATGAAAAAGACCAActtattttaa
- a CDS encoding hypothetical protein (conserved Plasmodium protein, unknown function), which produces MIKSRKQYNVIILYFIRVQRRKFFSFMKYKYGQEGIVEKEYGNDMYKKIKIHKKNVNIKSDSDIYPCGNKCLSPIYYNNIYDCRNKYNNRIYLCNNKYFSHKCNSRAYKKSVFYEEVNEKNNCENNLNLLNIIKNSNIEKFNIYDCTLFLNYFIKNKKNKEFDKELKDRNKIKLSSSLYKESNDKILKNILNFEPQNIFFFFNKYAELRDRNSIEILFGNIIHNHLNYFSLYYLTDIIYNIAILNCNFKNNQDNLYQFLNYIIFNVIKENKNIKHFEKKVTNKLKISFDIIRNDDKKKKPIYIKSIENNKEKKKNAKGNFLQNKGNDNDTYIVVTPKNGSPYMNEQIKNKNIKNNNINNNNNNNYYYNSNCIMMNGSFRENDIYNIDLKNSKFDHNNNLKNKIKSSCNNNEDNNKSKFSINTLSNIMLYKLIYSLAKIKHNEPYIKELFILLIPYIRYLIQNKNYIYSKDRNDVLVKIIWSFAFLKIRDIHLFVDFSISIQLILYDLKLEYLKIIKKIYENLLIFDETLLDKLDARINQIEENAPEQFSYPRKKQFKKKKKRIHIGDEIKFDKEKK; this is translated from the coding sequence ATGATAAAATCAAGGAAGCAATATAATGtgattattttatattttataagagtacaaagaagaaaattttttagttttatgaaatataaatatggGCAAGAAGGAATTGTGGAGAAAGAATATGGAAATGATATgtataagaaaataaaaatacataaaaaaaatgtaaatataaaaagtgATAGTGATATATATCCTTGTGGAAATAAATGTTTAAGTcctatatattataataatatatatgattgtagaaataaatataataatcGTATATATctttgtaataataaatattttagTCATAAATGTAATAGTCGGGCTTATAAAAAGTCTGTATTTTATGAAGAAGTTAATGAGAAGAATAATTGTGAGAATAATTTAAACTTATTaaatatcataaaaaatagtaatattGAAAAATTCAATATCTATGACTGTACcctttttttaaattattttattaaaaataaaaaaaataaagaatttgataaagaattaaaagatagaaataaaataaaattatcatcttcattatataaagaatcaaatgataaaattctaaagaatatattaaatttcgaaccacaaaatatattttttttctttaataaatatgCAGAATTAAGAGATAGAAATAGcatagaaatattatttggAAATATCATACATAACcatttaaattatttttctttatattatttaacggatattatatataatattgcAATTCTTAATTgtaattttaaaaataatcaagACAATCTATAtcaatttttaaattatataatatttaatgttataaaagaaaataaaaatattaaacactttgaaaaaaaagtaaccaataaattaaaaatttcatttgatattatacgtaatgatgataaaaaaaaaaaacctatttatattaaaagtattgaaaataataaagaaaagaaaaaaaacGCAAAAGGAAActttttacaaaataaaggaaatgataatgataCATACATAGTTGTAACACCCAAAAATGGTAGCCCCTACATGAACGAACAGatcaaaaataaaaacatcaaaaataacaacatcaacaataataataataataattattattataatagtAATTGTATTATGATGAATGGATCCTTTAGAGAAAAcgatatatataatattgacCTTAAAAACAGTAAATTtgatcataataataatttgaaaaacaaaataaaatcttcttgtaataataatgagGATAATAACAAATCCAAATTTAGTATTAATACATTATCaaatattatgttatataaattaatatatagTCTTGCAAAGATTAAACATAACGAGccatatattaaagaattattcattttattaattccTTATATTAGGTATTtaattcaaaataaaaattatatatattcaaaagATAGAAATGATGTTCTtgtaaaaattatttgGTCTTTTGCCTTCTTAAAAATAAGAgatattcatttatttgtaGACTTCTCTATAAGTATACAACTAATACTATATGATTTAAAATTAGAATATCtcaaaataattaaaaagatttatgaaaatttattaatatttgaTGAAACATTACTAGATAAACTAGATGCCAGAATTAATCAAATCGAAGAAAATGCTCCTGAACAATTTTCTTACCCAAGGAAAAAGcaattcaaaaaaaaaaaaaaaagaattcACATTGGAGATGAAATTAAATTTGACAAGGAAAAGAAATAG